A DNA window from Theobroma cacao cultivar B97-61/B2 chromosome 5, Criollo_cocoa_genome_V2, whole genome shotgun sequence contains the following coding sequences:
- the LOC18598327 gene encoding tropinone reductase-like 1, translating into MSIAMPQKRLEDKVAIITGGASGIGASAVHVFHENGAKVVIADIKDSLGQAIADKLGENVYYIHCDVSNEDDICNLIDTTVSKYGRLDIMYNNAGIMDHAVGGIVDAKKSDLERLFGVNLVGAFLGAKHAARVMIPQRRGCILFTTSVCTAIAGLSTHSYAASKYAILGLAKNLTPDLGQYGVRVNCISPYGVVTSVPGITEDQRSKVEQRLSDVGNLKGEILKPECVARAALYLGSDEANYVSGLNLLVDGGFSVVNPTMLKFANLV; encoded by the exons ATGAGCATTGCGATGCCTCAGAAAAG GCTTGAAGACAAGGTGGCAATTATCACGGGTGGTGCTAGTGGGATTGGAGCGAGCGCCGTGCATGTTTTCCATGAAAATGGTGCCAAAGTTGTCATTGCTGATATCAAAGATAGCCTAGGCCAAGCCATAGCTGACAAACTGGGGGAAAATGTTTACTACATCCACTGCGATGTATCAAATGAAGATGATATCTGCAATCTCATTGACACCACCGTCTCCAAATACGGAAGGCTTGATATTATGTATAATAATGCAGGCATCATGGACCACGCAGTCGGAGGGATTGTGGATGCCAAAAAATCAGACCTGGAACGCTTGTTTGGAGTTAACTTAGTCGGTGCTTTCCTTGGAGCCAAACATGCAGCTAGGGTGATGATACCCCAGCGTAGAGGTTGTATACTATTTACTACTAGTGTTTGCACTGCAATTGCAGGACTTTCAACTCATTCCTATGCAGCTTCCAAGTACGCAATTTTGGGGCTAGCTAAGAACTTGACACCTGATTTGGGGCAATACGGTGTAAGAGTAAATTGCATCTCGCCTTATGGCGTAGTAACTAGCGTGCCAGGGATTACTGAAGATCAGAGATCGAAAGTGGAACAAAGACTGAGCGATGTGGGCAATCTGAAAGGGGAAATTCTCAAGCCAGAATGTGTAGCAAGGGCTGCACTATATTTGGGTAGTGACGAAGCAAATTATGTGAGTGGACTCAATCTTCTGGTGGATGGAGGGTTCAGTGTTGTGAATCCTACCATGCTGAAGTTTGCAAACCTTGTTTAA